Proteins found in one Thermoanaerobaculia bacterium genomic segment:
- a CDS encoding c-type cytochrome codes for MKIGKPLFLAAAVVAGTAALFAAKAAPKPAPHAASAAVQRGKYLVSVLACNDCHTPKKMGPNGPEIDMTKMLIGYVGGELSPAPASGPWIAHTTDQFTAWSGPWGISYAKNLTPDENTGIGSWSEETFVKAIRTGKHMGVSRPILPPMPWNVYVNLTDADLKAVYAYLRTLPPVHNPQPDPTPPPAAPAGK; via the coding sequence GGTCGCGGGAACCGCTGCGCTCTTCGCCGCCAAGGCCGCTCCGAAACCCGCGCCGCACGCCGCCTCGGCGGCGGTCCAGCGCGGGAAGTATCTCGTCTCCGTTCTGGCGTGCAACGACTGCCACACGCCGAAGAAGATGGGGCCGAACGGTCCGGAAATCGACATGACGAAAATGCTCATCGGTTACGTCGGAGGAGAGCTCTCGCCGGCGCCCGCATCGGGCCCGTGGATCGCGCACACGACCGACCAATTCACCGCGTGGTCGGGCCCGTGGGGGATCAGCTACGCGAAGAACCTGACGCCCGACGAGAACACGGGCATCGGGAGCTGGTCGGAGGAAACCTTCGTCAAGGCGATCCGGACCGGAAAGCACATGGGGGTGTCGCGGCCGATCCTCCCGCCGATGCCCTGGAACGTGTACGTCAACCTCACCGACGCGGACCTGAAGGCGGTCTACGCGTACCTCCGAACGCTGCCCCCGGTTCACAACCCGCAGCCGGATCCGACGCCCCCGCCCGCCGCGCCGGCCGGAAAGTAG
- a CDS encoding pyridoxal-phosphate dependent enzyme, translated as MVRTGLEESPELSAAAGVPVRLKLEFLQKTGSFKIRGAIFQISRLSETDRRRGVVTCSAGNHGKAVAAAARQAAVPVTVCVPRSVDRAKLRGIRDAGAEVRISEFPGYDETEDWALGIAAAEGKKFLSAFDDVDVMAANGGTIAAEIVADAPDSGVFVLPVGGGGLAGGVSFLARERDPRAVIVACQHAGSPGLALSLDRGEAVTRLPAIETSAGGIEGGIGRIPFGVLRSRVDRVALLSEGEIEDAVRWLIDRHGYLVEPSAAVGVAAILTGKAGRFSSPAAVVLTGRNVSIETVARIVAAARA; from the coding sequence ATCGTCCGCACCGGCCTCGAAGAGTCGCCCGAGCTCTCCGCCGCCGCGGGCGTTCCCGTCCGGCTGAAGCTCGAGTTCCTGCAGAAGACGGGTTCGTTCAAGATCCGCGGCGCGATCTTCCAGATCTCGCGCCTGTCGGAAACGGACCGGAGGCGGGGCGTCGTGACGTGCTCCGCGGGAAACCACGGAAAAGCGGTCGCCGCGGCGGCGCGCCAGGCGGCGGTGCCCGTGACCGTCTGCGTTCCGCGCTCGGTCGACCGCGCGAAGCTCCGCGGGATTCGCGACGCGGGCGCCGAGGTCCGGATCTCGGAGTTTCCCGGCTACGACGAGACGGAGGACTGGGCCCTCGGAATCGCGGCCGCGGAAGGGAAGAAATTCCTCTCGGCGTTCGACGACGTCGACGTCATGGCCGCCAACGGAGGAACGATCGCCGCGGAGATCGTAGCCGACGCTCCCGACAGCGGCGTCTTCGTCCTGCCGGTCGGAGGCGGAGGTCTCGCCGGCGGCGTTTCCTTCCTCGCGCGCGAGCGGGATCCCCGCGCGGTGATCGTCGCCTGCCAGCACGCCGGGTCCCCGGGGCTCGCGCTCTCGCTCGACCGCGGCGAAGCGGTCACCCGCCTGCCCGCGATCGAAACCTCGGCGGGGGGAATCGAAGGCGGGATCGGACGCATCCCGTTCGGGGTCCTCCGCTCGCGGGTCGATCGCGTCGCGCTCCTTTCCGAGGGAGAGATCGAAGACGCGGTCCGCTGGCTCATCGACCGGCACGGATACCTCGTCGAGCCGTCGGCCGCCGTCGGCGTCGCGGCGATCCTCACCGGGAAGGCGGGGCGCTTTTCTTCCCCGGCGGCCGTCGTTCTCACCGGCCGGAACGTCTCGATCGAAACGGTCGCGAGGATCGTCGCCGCCGCTCGCGCGTGA